A region from the Cryptosporangium arvum DSM 44712 genome encodes:
- a CDS encoding GGDEF domain-containing protein has protein sequence MNVREVIRGWSLLHRVRGVFLLYAVFCAIGPLVQVAGSSLLAPAQRTLLDVTLVALVAWWTLRWRTGGFPRAAEPAEWVVVGATIAFGTDNETAVNLVFGALCFRTFYGNAWDLVQRIVCVEAAILVAPLVRREFTPDFQGPAPALGGAVAVLSLLMFVLKNALEQHERMVARERILAQGAAAVVAATDRPTLYRIATGTALGLAGEGDGVRTTLSRGEGLTTCIRAADGDGVDGLVGLEVHYDRMPPPLLELFREGRPIYLEGAECAQLTGVTNTDIRRGGLFLVPLRTATKWLGAMSIGADGPLRAEIRASMVTWATQVASSLETLQLNEELTRQAFHDSLTGLPNRALVHDRLRMALNTRSQARLVAFMLLDLDGFKQVNDQYGHQAGDELLCEVANRLVGCVRQSDTVGRLGGDEFAVILPGVHDQAEGLRIADRLVESIRTPITADGHPVVVGASIGVAFAEHGTGGDLDELMRAADTAMYQVKGAGRGGYSVADTPAFTA, from the coding sequence GTGAACGTCCGCGAGGTGATCCGAGGCTGGTCGCTCCTCCACCGCGTCCGCGGGGTCTTCCTTCTGTACGCCGTGTTCTGCGCGATCGGACCCCTCGTGCAGGTCGCCGGCTCGAGCCTGCTGGCACCGGCGCAGCGGACGCTGCTCGACGTCACCCTGGTGGCGTTGGTCGCCTGGTGGACGCTGCGGTGGCGGACCGGCGGGTTCCCCCGGGCGGCCGAACCGGCCGAGTGGGTGGTGGTCGGAGCGACGATCGCGTTCGGCACCGACAACGAAACCGCCGTCAACCTCGTCTTCGGCGCGCTCTGTTTCCGCACGTTCTACGGCAACGCGTGGGACCTGGTCCAGCGCATCGTCTGCGTGGAGGCCGCGATCCTGGTCGCCCCGCTGGTCCGCCGCGAGTTCACCCCGGACTTCCAGGGCCCGGCGCCCGCGCTGGGCGGGGCCGTCGCGGTGCTCTCGCTGCTCATGTTCGTCCTGAAGAACGCACTCGAGCAGCACGAACGGATGGTCGCCAGGGAGCGGATCCTGGCCCAGGGCGCCGCGGCGGTCGTGGCGGCGACCGACCGGCCGACGCTCTACCGGATCGCCACCGGTACCGCGCTCGGCCTGGCCGGCGAGGGCGACGGGGTCCGGACCACGCTGTCGCGCGGCGAGGGCCTGACCACCTGTATCCGCGCGGCGGACGGCGACGGCGTCGACGGTCTGGTCGGGCTCGAGGTGCACTACGACCGCATGCCGCCGCCGCTGCTGGAGCTGTTCCGCGAAGGGCGGCCGATCTACCTGGAAGGCGCCGAGTGCGCGCAGCTGACCGGCGTCACCAACACCGACATCCGGCGGGGCGGGCTATTCCTCGTCCCGCTGCGTACGGCGACCAAGTGGCTCGGCGCGATGTCGATCGGCGCCGACGGTCCGCTGCGGGCCGAGATCCGGGCCAGCATGGTCACCTGGGCGACCCAGGTGGCGTCCTCGCTGGAGACGCTGCAGCTCAACGAGGAGCTCACCCGGCAGGCCTTCCACGATTCACTCACCGGGCTGCCGAACCGGGCGCTCGTGCACGACCGGCTGCGGATGGCGCTCAACACCCGGTCGCAGGCCCGTCTGGTCGCGTTCATGTTGCTCGACCTGGACGGGTTCAAACAGGTCAACGACCAGTACGGACACCAGGCCGGGGACGAGTTGCTGTGCGAGGTCGCGAACCGGCTGGTCGGCTGCGTGCGCCAGAGCGACACGGTCGGAAGGCTCGGCGGCGACGAGTTCGCGGTGATCCTGCCCGGCGTGCACGACCAGGCGGAGGGGCTCAGGATCGCCGACCGGCTGGTCGAGTCGATCCGGACGCCGATCACGGCGGACGGCCACCCGGTCGTCGTCGGCGCGAGCATCGGCGTCGCGTTCGCCGAACACGGCACCGGCGGCGACCTCGACGAGCTGATGCGCGCGGCCGACACGGCGATGTACCAGGTGAAGGGCGCCGGCCGCGGCGGTTACTCGGTCGCGGACACGCCCGCGTTCACGGCCTAG
- a CDS encoding lytic polysaccharide monooxygenase, with translation MDGRARSTSSIQPSARGSHRRAARGPTELTNDLTKLIARAAAVATPAPPPASAPVVGPGRHHADAPPPPEEPPSPRFRPTRLHLIAAGAVAAAAVVVAGSLVLIWPSGEDAAGTTTTPSSRGYTCRPGNRFAEAFTACRAAAKVRPANGDEPAVGLGDGTDIGVADVGDRHHEVIPDTRLCSAGRERYRGLDLARDDWPVTNLKSRGKDTFTYRMDSEHDGVLRFYLTKAGYDPTKPLTWNSLEKKPLAEVTGKPGADNYYRVPVTLPARSGRHLVYTIWEDRDSDAALYACSDVMFGGTAGSATTNAANTPPAAATATKEWTVGVDYQVGDQVVYDEVTYRCSQPHRSVRGWEPDSAPALWEVARP, from the coding sequence ATGGACGGGCGAGCGAGGTCGACGAGTTCGATCCAGCCGTCGGCCCGCGGTTCACACCGCAGGGCGGCGAGGGGCCCCACCGAGCTGACGAACGACCTCACGAAGCTCATCGCGCGTGCGGCCGCGGTGGCGACCCCGGCCCCGCCGCCGGCGTCCGCACCGGTCGTCGGGCCCGGCCGGCACCACGCCGACGCGCCCCCACCGCCCGAGGAACCACCGTCGCCGCGATTCCGCCCTACCCGGCTGCACCTGATCGCGGCCGGCGCGGTGGCGGCGGCCGCGGTCGTCGTCGCCGGCTCGCTGGTGCTGATCTGGCCGTCGGGTGAGGACGCGGCGGGCACGACGACCACCCCGTCGAGCCGCGGTTACACCTGTCGGCCCGGTAACCGGTTCGCCGAGGCCTTCACCGCGTGCCGGGCGGCGGCCAAGGTGCGCCCGGCCAACGGCGACGAACCGGCGGTCGGTCTCGGCGACGGGACCGACATCGGCGTCGCCGACGTCGGCGACCGGCACCACGAGGTCATCCCCGACACCCGGCTGTGCAGCGCGGGGCGCGAGCGGTACCGCGGTCTCGACCTGGCCCGGGACGACTGGCCGGTGACCAACCTGAAGAGCCGCGGCAAGGACACGTTCACCTACCGCATGGACAGCGAACACGACGGGGTCCTGCGCTTCTACCTGACCAAGGCCGGTTACGACCCGACCAAGCCGCTCACCTGGAACAGCCTCGAGAAGAAGCCGCTCGCCGAGGTGACCGGCAAGCCCGGGGCCGACAACTACTACCGCGTGCCGGTCACGCTGCCGGCACGCTCCGGGCGGCACCTGGTCTACACGATCTGGGAAGACCGCGACAGCGACGCGGCGCTCTACGCGTGCTCGGACGTGATGTTCGGTGGCACCGCGGGCAGCGCCACCACGAACGCGGCGAACACGCCCCCCGCCGCGGCCACCGCGACCAAGGAGTGGACCGTCGGCGTCGACTACCAGGTCGGCGACCAGGTCGTCTACGACGAGGTCACCTACCGGTGCTCGCAGCCGCACCGGTCGGTCCGCGGCTGGGAGCCGGACTCCGCTCCGGCGCTCTGGGAAGTCGCTAGGCCGTGA